ACACCtgcccctggtttcacagacagggcttaagctagtcctagactaaaatgcatgtttgagctgttttaactgaaatcaACTCGCACGgacacatcttaaaatatgtcactgacattgttttgtctcaagatgcacatcagtcctgtttttttctaaggtacgtttataaaagctactttaatgccctaattgaactaaggcctaatcctagcttagtctaagccctgtctgtgaaaccggtcCATTGTCTCTCTCACATTTtaatttgtgcattttgggggcggagcaatcaAGGGAGGGCTGTTTGTATCAAATATCAaaagtgtttctcagaaatcgcttactgcacctttcaATGTAGGTGTCCTCATTGATTTTCTACATGTTTATTTGAGAATCTGGGGTGACTCAGATTAATCCACAACACACACTTCTCAAGATTTATCTACAGATTTATAAAAGGCAAACATGTCATACATGTCCTTCCTAGGTACCTTGTGTTACTCTTGTATGTGCCCTAGCaatcttttactgtatttttgttttcatatgaTGAATTGCAACTGTTGCTGTTATGTATGGATGTTTTGTGAGGTCAGTTAACTTGTAGAGATAACATAAACTAATTAAATTGTCTTGTTCTGCTTTTGCAGAGAACAGATTACTCCCAGAAAAGGAGAGACAACAAGTGGCAGAACGTTTACTGAGAGTAATGTGCGTAGACCTTGGCCTTCTTGGCGTTCTCAGCAGCAAAGACTTTCTAAAGCTTGCGCAGACCCTGGTGGACACGGGTTCACGTAATGGAGCCTACTCCATTCGCGAAGCCCTGGGAGATATGAGCTCGCTGGCATTAAAACAGCTCCCCCGTATGTACAACCAGGTCAAAGTGAAAGTCACCTGCGCCCTGGGTTCCAACTCTTCCTTGGGCATTGCTGTGACCTGCCATTCGCAGACTATAGGACCTGACTCCTGCTATTTGCTAACAGCGTATCAAGTGGAGGGTGTGCGACTCCGACGCTATGTGCTGGGACTCAAGGAGGCGTCTTTAAGGGAGAGTCCTGAGCAGATACACCACTGGGTCCAGAATGTTCTGTCGGAGTTTGTCATGTCAGAAATCCGTACGGTCTACGTGACAGAGCCACGCTTGTCTTCGTTGGCCTTTTGCGGTCGCACCGGAGTTGGCCTTCGTTGCGCAGGTTGCTCTCTAACTGCCACTGTTCAGGCTGTTCTCGGGCGTCGCAGCCTGCAAGCACGAGGACTCCATGAACTAGGCGAGCTTCTGGCTACGTGTCGCGACATTGCCGCGACGACCAGCTTCAGTCATGAAGGGAAAGCAGGGGAAGAGCCTGCCGCTCCGCCCTGCTGGGATGCGGTTGCGGAGGCCTTGCTCAAGGTTCACGAGAACTTTGAGGCAACCTGTGAAGCGTACGGCCGTTCAAAGAGCACTGTGCCGCTCTTGCAAGGCCTGAACAAGCACCTGCTTGGCACGCTTGCATGTTTGCTTGCGCCGCTAAGACAGGCAGCACAGGAGCTGAGTGTGGAACGCTGCCCCACACTCCAGCACGTCCTTCCCGTCTACCTCCGTCTTGAAAAACTTTTCACCTCTAAAGCCGGTGAAGTGGGTGCTGGCAGTAAGCTTTGCCACTACTTCCTGGAAGCCCTGAAGGAGAACTTCAAAGTGGAACGAGTCCATCAAGTCGCAATGATCCTGGATCCACAGCTGAAGCTGCGGCCAGTCCCTGCGTACCAGCATGAGGATATTATCTCAAGGGTGTGTGACATGGCTGCTAATATGAGGGAAGCAGGAAGCGGTGGTTCTGGAGGTACGTCTCTGGACGAGCGGGATAACGAAGGGCCGTCAGCACCCAAGCGTGGCCGTCTGGACTGTGGATTGGAGAGGCCATCGTGTGATGCTGAAGAGCCACAGGTACGAAAAGAGTTGTTCCAGTACCTCGGCGAACCACTGTTCAGTGGCACGGGTGACCTGCTGCAGTACTGGAGTTCGGTCATGGACAGATACCCCAGGCTGTCACGGTTAGCGCTGTGGTTGTTGGCTGTACCGGCTGTAGCTGTGCATGGGGAGTGCGTGAGCATCTGCGAGCAGACCTTAGCCATGAAGAGAAAGCAGCAGGTCTCTGCGGAGGAGATGAACAAACTGGTCTTCCTCAAGAGTAATTTTGCTTGAGACGGCTCAGGGCTTTCAGCTAACGGCACCATAGACTGTTTGAAATGGAGACTTTCTGAAGCAAATGTACGTCACTTCTCTTTACCCCTTCCAAAAATCCTGATTTACCGTAAGTGTCTATCAATGTGGCACATGATAGAGATTTACAAAGGAAAGGTACATTTGACAATTAATTCTCAAACACCCCTTCAGATCATAGCTTGGCATTGGCAATGACAACAGAGCAACTCGATGAAAATACAGTCTGCCCGAGGACACGGATGTGAACTTGTGTTTTCGATGTTTCAGTTGAACTCCCGCTTACAATTGTGATGTTTTTAACAGTATGTGGTTCATCCATCCTCCTTTTCTTTCTGTGAACCCATCTGAAATTCAGTCAAAGGATTATTGAAATCACTTTCAACTTTACATCTAGCGAAGGAAAAAACGGGGTACTTAGAAAAAGCCATTTTTTTTGCAACTACGCCTTTATGAAAACCACAAACACTCTTTGCTGTGACAGCTAAACAATACCTCTCTTTAGCAGTTTATCAGTGGGCAGGTCAAGCTGTAGAGGTGTAAGTCTTGTCTTAGGCAGGCCCTGATTCAATAATCTCAGTTAACCGGTTTGAGTGCGTTAAGCTCTTGTTCAGACTCAGGAGTTTAAGCCCAGCAGAACTCAATTTATACTTGGGTCACACTTAAGTAAActgttttgcaaatatttattttcattttttgtcagTTCTCACAATAACGTTGCAATAAATGTTACGTAGCAGAAGTTATACTCTCAAGCTGACTTTGATGCCTTGCACCTTTGTAGCAGCCTTTTTTCCCCATTACAGCTCACTGGGATCAATACAATCTGCAATACCTGAAACAGCCACTTAAACCCCAAGATTGGATTTCCAATAATATTGGGTTATGGAAGTATATGGGAATGATCTGATGTTGTGCAAAGTTCTGGTCCAGTTGATCTGatcatcttttttctttcttttttcctgaTTTCTGAAAAAGTGGGAATAGGGCTATGAAATGCAGAAACTGTCTGTCTCTCACTGTCTCAGTACAAACCTCGCTGAACAGAGGCAGCTAATTGCATTATtgtttgaatgcattttaagaGGATAAagctaaacaaatatttcattatttatgcACTGGATTTCTCttattattttcctcatttatCTCCAGCAGGTAATTAGATTAGAGATAACATTAACTAGAGAAAACATTGCCTAGATTAGGACCAAAGTATCTTTTAAAAGTAGTTTGTCATTGTGAATAATTGCCATTTCCAAACAAATTTGTAGAGTTATCTCATAATACTCATGCTTCCTCATAACTGTTTCGCCCTCATAAATTTCCACTGCCTTTGAACAACTGTTTATTTCAAAATTGTCCTAGTAAACAAACAGAAGTAACGATTTTCACTTccatgataaaataaatgatctTCAAGAGTATTTTGCAGTAGTTTTTCCAAGGAAAGATGTGATTTAGTATTATATAGTTTGTCTTGTAATGCCTTGAACATCTTTGTGTGATTATACAGATATGCATGCAGACAATATAAgagtttttttaatctttaataaaGTGGCAGAGATCTACAGGCGTATAGTCCACATTCACACAACAGCAGAATACAGTTGTCAGTCCTGTTTTGAGTGCTAAATACGGTTCCGTTCATGCACAGATCAGTTATGaagagtgacaaccgcattctgtAACAAAAGTGATTAACTCAGATTTTCAGGAGTCACAACCAAATTGAGAGTTCAGTTATGTGTGCTAAAGGAACGAAACCGCACTCAAGTAGTTGTCAATTGAAATGGGTACAGCATGAGGCGTGCCCTTGGGCCCGTTGACCTCTCAGGTTATGTATAATGGTGTCTCATGTGGTGGAGTGAGAGTGAGACTTGAGTGTTTAGGAAATAGACCTACAAGGGGGAAAAACAGAACCGAAGAGTTTTTGACCACATATGGACACAGTCTTGATATTGACTATCCTTATCTGTTCCTATGGTTACAGGCATTATTTGCCATGCCTAAATGGGGATTGACTTTGGTTACCTGCATAAACGTTATGCTCTCCTCTGCTGTTGTAGGTACAAAACAATTTGAAAGTCACACCTGTTCTTAAATACGGTTGTTAATCCCAAACACTTGATGTACGCACCCCGACATTTTGGAATTGACTGGGATACCATAGCAAATTTTGGTCTCATGATTGTGAACAAGAATCATCTACAACAACAGTTTAAACTATTTTTGCCCGCTATGTTTGACCAAAGATTAGCGACCAAAGACGCATAATGTTGTGCAATTTTACCTAAACCTCCATTGACAAAGGCGCTTGGTGTTTCTTAATACTTAAGCTGCTGGTTTTAAATGGCACGCTCTTTGCAGTTGCCTTGTCGTCTTATTATAACCGTCTTGCTTTTGGGCTTCCCCATTAAGTCACTAAATATGAGCAACATACAGTATTTGGGTTTTTTAGGTTTATTTTGCcgtagagggagagagagacttGTGCGATTGAGTCAAAACATGTACCTCTTTTCCTGTGATTTACTTGTAGAGACTGTTACTCTTTTAATTgcatcatttctttttttagtcAGGAACACTAAATCAAAGGTCTGCTCCTGGGaacccactgtcctgcagagtttagctccaaccctaaacaaacacacatgaaccagctaatcaagcaCTCCTGGATTGCTTAAATCATttcctcgctaacttccctccgtctcgttgactcggatgtacATCAACGCTTACgttgcacgagtgcccactactggcggaacccttGCGATGGGTTTATATGGAacgcccttgatcacttggaatctgaTATGGAGCCTGCTGTGCGAGTTGctgttgtgacgtcacagttgtgttgcattgtggtctatgaagtgtacatatgagtagactcgctccctcagTCAAAATTGAGGGGTCGAGGGCTAGTCCAAAAAACTTCCCTCGCCCACTTGACGAAgttgaacgcacttcaaaatggtggcagggattc
This Ctenopharyngodon idella isolate HZGC_01 chromosome 5, HZGC01, whole genome shotgun sequence DNA region includes the following protein-coding sequences:
- the znf618 gene encoding zinc finger protein 618 isoform X2; this encodes MSCQEVPNPSQEPKDTAVVPTEAGATQAVPTTSPKLPPVTVKTEVASTAESVASNGKASDGNIPAEICVVLGSSRNSQTQGSYVCGVCGKKYKYYNCFQTHVRAHTEAEGTASGEGASLGINSSFRYTCDVCGKKYKYYSCFQEHRDLHAVDDPYDHVIPVEDLKEETESYQKMGPKTGSYTCEYCGKQYKYFNPYQEHVALHAPMKGTYGLKMEGKMSSQSGQSSRADINNSQNSSDTPNSRNYTSLPSPQKTYTCGACGIQFQFYNNLMEHMQSHAADNENHVKDESPKPSQAPVATQEQMWKSPQPAQQRNHIPPSFQNRLLPEKERQQVAERLLRVMCVDLGLLGVLSSKDFLKLAQTLVDTGSRNGAYSIREALGDMSSLALKQLPRMYNQVKVKVTCALGSNSSLGIAVTCHSQTIGPDSCYLLTAYQVEGVRLRRYVLGLKEASLRESPEQIHHWVQNVLSEFVMSEIRTVYVTEPRLSSLAFCGRTGVGLRCAGCSLTATVQAVLGRRSLQARGLHELGELLATCRDIAATTSFSHEGKAGEEPAAPPCWDAVAEALLKVHENFEATCEAYGRSKSTVPLLQGLNKHLLGTLACLLAPLRQAAQELSVERCPTLQHVLPVYLRLEKLFTSKAGEVGAGSKLCHYFLEALKENFKVERVHQVAMILDPQLKLRPVPAYQHEDIISRVCDMAANMREAGSGGSGGTSLDERDNEGPSAPKRGRLDCGLERPSCDAEEPQVRKELFQYLGEPLFSGTGDLLQYWSSVMDRYPRLSRLALWLLAVPAVAVHGECVSICEQTLAMKRKQQVSAEEMNKLVFLKSNFA
- the znf618 gene encoding zinc finger protein 618 isoform X3; its protein translation is MSCQEVPNPSQEPKDTAVVPTEAGATQAVPTTSPKLPPVTVKTEVASTAESVASNGKASDGNIPAEICVVLGSSRNSQTQGSYVCGVCGKKYKYYNCFQTHVRAHTEAEGTASGEGASLGINSSFRYTCDVCGKKYKYYSCFQEHRDLHAVDDPYDHVIPVEDLKEETESYQKMGPKTGSYTCEYCGKQYKYFNPYQEHVALHAPMKGTYGLKMEGKMSSQSGQSSRADINNSQNSSDTPNSRNYTSLPSPQTDNENHVKDESPKPSQAPVATQEQMWKSPQPAQQRNHIPPSFQNRLLPEKERQQVAERLLRVMCVDLGLLGVLSSKDFLKLAQTLVDTGSRNGAYSIREALGDMSSLALKQLPRMYNQVKVKVTCALGSNSSLGIAVTCHSQTIGPDSCYLLTAYQVEGVRLRRYVLGLKEASLRESPEQIHHWVQNVLSEFVMSEIRTVYVTEPRLSSLAFCGRTGVGLRCAGCSLTATVQAVLGRRSLQARGLHELGELLATCRDIAATTSFSHEGKAGEEPAAPPCWDAVAEALLKVHENFEATCEAYGRSKSTVPLLQGLNKHLLGTLACLLAPLRQAAQELSVERCPTLQHVLPVYLRLEKLFTSKAGEVGAGSKLCHYFLEALKENFKVERVHQVAMILDPQLKLRPVPAYQHEDIISRVCDMAANMREAGSGGSGGTSLDERDNEGPSAPKRGRLDCGLERPSCDAEEPQVRKELFQYLGEPLFSGTGDLLQYWSSVMDRYPRLSRLALWLLAVPAVAVHGECVSICEQTLAMKRKQQVSAEEMNKLVFLKSNFA
- the znf618 gene encoding zinc finger protein 618 isoform X1; its protein translation is MSCQEVPNPSQEPKDTAVVPTEAGATQAVPTTSPKLPPVTVKTEVASTAESVASNGKASDGNIPAEICVVLGSSRNSQTQGSYVCGVCGKKYKYYNCFQTHVRAHTEAEGTASGEGASLGINSSFRYTCDVCGKKYKYYSCFQEHRDLHAVDDPYDHVIPVEDLKEETESYQKMGPKTGSYTCEYCGKQYKYFNPYQEHVALHAPMKGTYGLKMEGKMSSQSGQSSRADINNSQNSSDTPNSRNYTSLPSPQKTYTCGACGIQFQFYNNLMEHMQSHAEERISSERHEADNENHVKDESPKPSQAPVATQEQMWKSPQPAQQRNHIPPSFQNRLLPEKERQQVAERLLRVMCVDLGLLGVLSSKDFLKLAQTLVDTGSRNGAYSIREALGDMSSLALKQLPRMYNQVKVKVTCALGSNSSLGIAVTCHSQTIGPDSCYLLTAYQVEGVRLRRYVLGLKEASLRESPEQIHHWVQNVLSEFVMSEIRTVYVTEPRLSSLAFCGRTGVGLRCAGCSLTATVQAVLGRRSLQARGLHELGELLATCRDIAATTSFSHEGKAGEEPAAPPCWDAVAEALLKVHENFEATCEAYGRSKSTVPLLQGLNKHLLGTLACLLAPLRQAAQELSVERCPTLQHVLPVYLRLEKLFTSKAGEVGAGSKLCHYFLEALKENFKVERVHQVAMILDPQLKLRPVPAYQHEDIISRVCDMAANMREAGSGGSGGTSLDERDNEGPSAPKRGRLDCGLERPSCDAEEPQVRKELFQYLGEPLFSGTGDLLQYWSSVMDRYPRLSRLALWLLAVPAVAVHGECVSICEQTLAMKRKQQVSAEEMNKLVFLKSNFA